One Lampris incognitus isolate fLamInc1 chromosome 14, fLamInc1.hap2, whole genome shotgun sequence DNA window includes the following coding sequences:
- the eif2b5 gene encoding translation initiation factor eIF-2B subunit epsilon isoform X1 yields MAGKGGKQSRSGSGLSGRKGAGEQEEEEHPLQAVLVADSFNRRFFPITKDQPRALLPLGNVAMIDYTLEFLTSTGVQETFVFCCWMSNKIKEHLLKSKWCRPSSPNVVHIITSDLYRSLGDVLRDVDAKSLVRSDFVLVYGDVVSNIDISQALQEHRHRRKMEKNISVMTMIFKESSPGHKSRCEEDDIIAAVDSKSQRILHYQKTQGLKKLQFPMNIFHGGSDEFDIRYDLLDCHISICSPQVAELFTDNFDYQSRNDFVKGILVNEEILGNQIHMHVTRDGYGARVSNLLMYDSVSSDLIRRWIYPLTPEANFTDQKGPGCTHSRHNVYRGSGVSLGHGSQMEENVLIGCDTSIGANCHISNSVIGSNCSIGDNVKLDRAYIWNNVHIASNVAISQSVVCDKAEVKEGVKLNKQCVLAYNVVIGPNISLPEGTVVSMHHPEEEEDDDDEFLSDEGDIGHSKDKTKQNAFNPLEVGTQGKGYIWKAGSLDDTEEEELSQSLWGLIMNPDPESESEASEPDDPDDLVIPSPEMDDVKVFQMEVLGTLQRGLEENISYDHLVLEINSLKYAYNITLKEVMQILTRVVLEFPFQQQGPQLTTPQYSALLLPLLKKWAPVFKNYVKRAQDHLDCLSAFEEYFLEQESHWGAMVKVLMTMYQLEILEEEIILRWFSQGATTDNSRRLRKNQGLQKFIKWLEEAEESSEEEDK; encoded by the exons ATGGCAGGTAAAGGGGGGAAACAGAGTCGTTCGGGCTCTGGCCTGTCAGGGAGAAAAGGTGCcggggagcaggaggaagaggagcaccCGCTGCAGGCTGTCCTGGTCGCAGACAGCTTCAATCGGAGGTTTTTCCCGATAACTAAAGACCAGCCGAGG GCATTACTACCGTTGGGCAATGTTGCTATGATTGACTATACTCTGGAATTCCTGACTTCGACTGGGGTACAAGAAACATTTGTCTTCTGCTGCTGGATGTCCAATAAGATCAAGGAACATTTACT GAAATCAAAATGGTGTCGCCCCTCTTCTCCAAATGTGGTGCACATCATCACCTCAGACCTTTACCGCTCCCTAGGCGACGTGCTGAGGGATGTAGATGCCAAGTCGCTTGTGCGTTCCGACTTTGTGTTGGTGTATGGAGATGTGGTATCAAATATTGACATCAGTCAGGCACTCCAGGAGCACAG GCATCGACGGAAAATGGAGAAAAACATCTCAGTGATGACCATGATCTTCAAGGAATCATCACCAGGTCATAAGTCTCGCTGTGAGGAGGATGACATCATTGCTGCTGTAGACAGCAAGAGCCAGCGGATCTTGCACTACCAGAAGACACAAGGGCTCAAGAAGCTACAGTTTCCAATG AACATTTTCCATGGTggaagtgatgagtttgacatCAGATATGACCTTTTGGACTGTCACATTAGTATCTGCTCCCCACAG GTTGCGGAATTGTTCACAGACAACTTTGACTACCAATCAAGGAATGACTTTGTTAAAGGGATTTTGGTCAATGAAGAG ATCCTTGGCAACCAGATACACATGCATGTCACTAGAGATGGTTACGGTGCCCGAGTGTCCAATTTGCTGATGTATGACTCTGTGTCGTCGGATCTGATCCGGCGATGGATCTATCCCCTCACACCAGAGGCAAACTTCACCGATCAGAAAGGCCCAGGTTGCACACACTCTCGCCACAATGTCTACCGGGGTTCAGGAGTCAGTCTAGGCCACGGCAGTCAGATGGAGGAGAACGTTCTGATTGGCTGTGACACAAGCATTGGCGCCAATTGTCATATCTCCAACAGTGTCATCGGCAGCAACTGCTCCATAG GTGACAATGTGAAGCTAGACCGGGCCTACATCTGGAATAACGTTCACATTGCTAGCAACGTAGCCATCAGCCAGTCCGTGGTCTGTGATAAGGCTGAGGTCAAAGAGGGTGTCAAGCTTAACAAACAGTGTGTCCTGGCATACAAT GTGGTAATTGGACCAAACATCTCTCTCCCCGAGGGCACTGTAGTGTCCATGCACCACccagaagaagaggaggatgacGATGATGAATTTTTGAGTGATGAAGGTGACATTGGTCACAGTAAAGACAAAACCAAACAGAATG CATTTAACCCATTGGAGGTTGGAACACAGGGGAAAGGTTACATCTGGAAGGCTGGCAGTCTCGATGACACAGAAGAGGAAGAGTTGTCTCAGTCTCTTTGGG GGTTGATTATGAACCCGGACCCTGAGAGTGAAAGTGAGGCCAGTGAGCCCGATGACCCAGACGATCTAGTCATCCCCTCCCCTGAAATGGACGATGTCAAAG TCTTCCAGATGGAGGTCCTTGGGACTCTGCAGAGAGGGCTGGAAGAAAACATCAGCTATGACCATCTCGTGCTGGAGATCAACTCTTTAAA GTATGCCTACAACATCACTCTGAAAGAGGTCATGCAGATTCTGACCAGAGTAGTTCTGGAGTTTCCATTCCAACAGCAGGGCCCACAGCTCACCACACCCCAATACAGTGCTCTCCTTCTGCCT cTGCTGAAGAAATGGGCACCGGTCTTTAAAAATTATGTGAAGAGAGCGCAGGACCATCTGGACTGCCTGTCTGCCTTTGAGGAATACTTCCTAGAGCAAGAGAGTCACTGGGGAGCTATGGTTAAG GTGTTAATGACCATGTACCAGCTGGAGATCCTGGAGGAGGAAATAATACTGCGCTGGTTCTCCCAAGGAGCCACCACAGACAACAGCAGACGACTCCGCAAGAATCAAGGG CTTCAGAAGTTCATCAAGTGGCTAGAAGAGGCAGAGGAGTCATCAGAAGAGGAAGACAAATGA
- the eif2b5 gene encoding translation initiation factor eIF-2B subunit epsilon isoform X2 translates to MKSKWCRPSSPNVVHIITSDLYRSLGDVLRDVDAKSLVRSDFVLVYGDVVSNIDISQALQEHRHRRKMEKNISVMTMIFKESSPGHKSRCEEDDIIAAVDSKSQRILHYQKTQGLKKLQFPMNIFHGGSDEFDIRYDLLDCHISICSPQVAELFTDNFDYQSRNDFVKGILVNEEILGNQIHMHVTRDGYGARVSNLLMYDSVSSDLIRRWIYPLTPEANFTDQKGPGCTHSRHNVYRGSGVSLGHGSQMEENVLIGCDTSIGANCHISNSVIGSNCSIGDNVKLDRAYIWNNVHIASNVAISQSVVCDKAEVKEGVKLNKQCVLAYNVVIGPNISLPEGTVVSMHHPEEEEDDDDEFLSDEGDIGHSKDKTKQNAFNPLEVGTQGKGYIWKAGSLDDTEEEELSQSLWGLIMNPDPESESEASEPDDPDDLVIPSPEMDDVKVFQMEVLGTLQRGLEENISYDHLVLEINSLKYAYNITLKEVMQILTRVVLEFPFQQQGPQLTTPQYSALLLPLLKKWAPVFKNYVKRAQDHLDCLSAFEEYFLEQESHWGAMVKVLMTMYQLEILEEEIILRWFSQGATTDNSRRLRKNQGLQKFIKWLEEAEESSEEEDK, encoded by the exons AT GAAATCAAAATGGTGTCGCCCCTCTTCTCCAAATGTGGTGCACATCATCACCTCAGACCTTTACCGCTCCCTAGGCGACGTGCTGAGGGATGTAGATGCCAAGTCGCTTGTGCGTTCCGACTTTGTGTTGGTGTATGGAGATGTGGTATCAAATATTGACATCAGTCAGGCACTCCAGGAGCACAG GCATCGACGGAAAATGGAGAAAAACATCTCAGTGATGACCATGATCTTCAAGGAATCATCACCAGGTCATAAGTCTCGCTGTGAGGAGGATGACATCATTGCTGCTGTAGACAGCAAGAGCCAGCGGATCTTGCACTACCAGAAGACACAAGGGCTCAAGAAGCTACAGTTTCCAATG AACATTTTCCATGGTggaagtgatgagtttgacatCAGATATGACCTTTTGGACTGTCACATTAGTATCTGCTCCCCACAG GTTGCGGAATTGTTCACAGACAACTTTGACTACCAATCAAGGAATGACTTTGTTAAAGGGATTTTGGTCAATGAAGAG ATCCTTGGCAACCAGATACACATGCATGTCACTAGAGATGGTTACGGTGCCCGAGTGTCCAATTTGCTGATGTATGACTCTGTGTCGTCGGATCTGATCCGGCGATGGATCTATCCCCTCACACCAGAGGCAAACTTCACCGATCAGAAAGGCCCAGGTTGCACACACTCTCGCCACAATGTCTACCGGGGTTCAGGAGTCAGTCTAGGCCACGGCAGTCAGATGGAGGAGAACGTTCTGATTGGCTGTGACACAAGCATTGGCGCCAATTGTCATATCTCCAACAGTGTCATCGGCAGCAACTGCTCCATAG GTGACAATGTGAAGCTAGACCGGGCCTACATCTGGAATAACGTTCACATTGCTAGCAACGTAGCCATCAGCCAGTCCGTGGTCTGTGATAAGGCTGAGGTCAAAGAGGGTGTCAAGCTTAACAAACAGTGTGTCCTGGCATACAAT GTGGTAATTGGACCAAACATCTCTCTCCCCGAGGGCACTGTAGTGTCCATGCACCACccagaagaagaggaggatgacGATGATGAATTTTTGAGTGATGAAGGTGACATTGGTCACAGTAAAGACAAAACCAAACAGAATG CATTTAACCCATTGGAGGTTGGAACACAGGGGAAAGGTTACATCTGGAAGGCTGGCAGTCTCGATGACACAGAAGAGGAAGAGTTGTCTCAGTCTCTTTGGG GGTTGATTATGAACCCGGACCCTGAGAGTGAAAGTGAGGCCAGTGAGCCCGATGACCCAGACGATCTAGTCATCCCCTCCCCTGAAATGGACGATGTCAAAG TCTTCCAGATGGAGGTCCTTGGGACTCTGCAGAGAGGGCTGGAAGAAAACATCAGCTATGACCATCTCGTGCTGGAGATCAACTCTTTAAA GTATGCCTACAACATCACTCTGAAAGAGGTCATGCAGATTCTGACCAGAGTAGTTCTGGAGTTTCCATTCCAACAGCAGGGCCCACAGCTCACCACACCCCAATACAGTGCTCTCCTTCTGCCT cTGCTGAAGAAATGGGCACCGGTCTTTAAAAATTATGTGAAGAGAGCGCAGGACCATCTGGACTGCCTGTCTGCCTTTGAGGAATACTTCCTAGAGCAAGAGAGTCACTGGGGAGCTATGGTTAAG GTGTTAATGACCATGTACCAGCTGGAGATCCTGGAGGAGGAAATAATACTGCGCTGGTTCTCCCAAGGAGCCACCACAGACAACAGCAGACGACTCCGCAAGAATCAAGGG CTTCAGAAGTTCATCAAGTGGCTAGAAGAGGCAGAGGAGTCATCAGAAGAGGAAGACAAATGA
- the LOC130123636 gene encoding mitochondrial ubiquitin ligase activator of nfkb 1-A: MSDSSINPLLLIGVGSSFACSGLFYHLYQEKKKELQKLKEIPFFRPDQHLVRLLRASPHKRLQYVAIEGLVQADGEPLASQFVPRCFSVIQKIVVEEHWRYWNSLSRTWNSRTTNRKETKNSVPFSLVLPGAFISDLYVKVQNPLEASGCYLERVYHRIRHAEESLADVLVQSLSGEKPVAHEESEELLRVGSTVTGFGEVVLEGGQVMRLQAPQDGRRYILVPTDYGSFMDRHESSAKMWKVLTALCGITGTSLLVGGIYGFIGKQDGRSK, from the exons ATGAGTGACTCTTCAATCAACCCGTTGCTGCTGATCGGCGTGGGATCCAGCTTTGCCTGCTCTGGCTTATTCTATCACTTGtatcaagaaaagaaaaaagagctacagaAGCTGAAG GAGATTCCTTTTTTCAGGCCAGACCAACATTTGGTCAGATTACTGAGAGCGTCCCCCCACAAACGACTTCAGTATGTTGCAATAGAAG GGCTTGTCCAAGCAGACGGAGAGCCTCTGGCGAGCCAGTTTGTCCCCCGTTGCTTCAGTGTAATTCAGAAGATAGTGGTGGAGGAGCACTGGAGATACTGGAATTCCCTGTCCAGAACATG GAATTCTCGGACGACGAATAGGAAAGAGACGAAAAACTCGGTGCCCTTCAGTCTGGTGCTTCCAGGGGCCTTCATAAGTGACCTGTACGTAAAGGTTCAGAACCCATTGGAGGCCTCTGGCTGTTATCTGGAGCGTGTTTACCACCGAATAAGGCACGCTGAAGAGAGTTTGGCGGATGTGTTGGTGCAGAGCCTTAGTGGCGAGAAACCTGTGGCCCATGAAGAGAGTGAGGAGCTGCTGCGGGTGGGGTCCACCGTAACAGGGTTTGGGGAGGTGGTCTTAGAAGGAGGCCAGGTGATGAGGTTGCAGGCACCACAAGATGGGCGTCGTTACATCCTAGTACCCACCGACTACGGGAGCTTCATGGACAGGCATGAGAGCTCGGCTAAAATGTGGAAGGTGCTGACAGCCCTGTGTGGGATCACAGGGACTTCTCTGTTAGTGGGAGGTATCTACGGCTTTATTGGAAAACAGGATGGCAGATCGAAATAG